One Alnus glutinosa chromosome 3, dhAlnGlut1.1, whole genome shotgun sequence genomic region harbors:
- the LOC133862468 gene encoding uncharacterized protein LOC133862468 — MANHANDLFSSLISDIKTYSGKDPLLPWLRGIRKLKESLPSQLLNEKLPRFLQKCAQTFESDRRYRNDLRYLRVWLQLMDFVDDPKALLRTMEVNHIGTKQSLFYQAYALYYEKIKKFEEAEKMYHLGVHSLAEPMDELQKSYEQFLNRMERYTNKRTLRQEGRTAKGLLSASSIPPNGSITEENKENICRVEGKYLMESNYTGVSENSCDVRTGQDLSTKKETGKIGPGSTSKKRVTTKRESDELRMFCSDDTVAVKFVDSVIVGKSEAEDACHHGLVDPTINMKEAMNAINSMFREPIETAPVGRRSRTSQPKEEGPSILQHGRTETCQPQQEPFTIYVDDEVSSEIGERNEKDNLEQNDVENVTEGSLSSASRGNAFVFPCPKDLALEGSNDQDVESSPQAKFREDTVVCRFVGSTILDEPAEVENVCHHGLVDPTINLKEAMDDINNMFGKPMDFVRTKRLKKQDKAPESKRDFCGFSILPDDDLEQEVQLQPNLSGTSRECDLFEPTVFTKEAMDDINKLFGMPLDF, encoded by the exons ATGGCCAACCACGCTAATGACCTATTCTCCTCCTTAATCTCAGACATCAAAACCTACTCTGGCAAAGACCCTCTTCTCCCTTGGCTCCG AGGGATCCGAAAGTTGAAAGAGTCGCTGCCTTCGCAGCTTCTGAACGAGAAGCTCCCCAGGTTTTTGCAGAAGTGCGCGCAGACCTTCGAGTCCGATCGGCGTTACAGAAATGACTTACGCTACCTCCGCGTTTGGTTACAGCTG ATGGATTTTGTTGATGATCCGAAAGCGCTTTTGAGGACCATGGAGGTAAACCACATTGGGACAAAACAGTCTTTGTTCTACCAGGCATATGCTCTTTACTACGAGAAGATCAAGAAATTTGAGGAGGCTGAGAAAATGTACCATTTGGGTGTGCATAG TCTTGCAGAGCCTATGGATGAGTTGCAGAAATCATATGAGCAGTTCCTTAACCGCATGGAGAGATACACGAACAAGAGGACCCTG CGCCAGGAAGGAAGAACTGCCAAAGGGCTTTTATCTGCTAGCAGCATTCCTCCCAATGGCAGTATAactgaagaaaacaaagaaaatatatgcAGAGTTGAGGGAAAGTATTTAATGGAATCTAATTATACTGGTGTTTCGGAGAACTCTTGCGACGTTAGAACAGGTCAAGATCTATCCACGAAGAAGGAAACTGGAAAGATTGGACCTGGAAGTACCTCTAAGAAACGGGTAACTACCAAAAGAGAGTCAGATGAACTGAGGATGTTTTGCAGTGATGATACAGTTGCGGTGAAGTTTGTAGATTCTGTCATTGTTGGAAAGTCTGAAGCTGAAGATGCTTGCCACCATGGGTTGGTTGATCCTACGATAAATATGAAGGAGGCTATGAATGCCATCAACAGCATGTTTCGAGAACCTATAGAGACAGCTCCAGTTGGTAGGAGATCACGCACAAGCCAGCCAAAAGAAGAAGGTCCTTCAATCCTGCAGCATGGTAGAACTGAAACTTGCCAGCCTCAACAAGAACCTTTTACAATATACGTTGATGATGAAGTAAGTAGTGAAAttggagagagaaatgagaaggATAACCTTGAGCAGAATGATGTTGAAAATGTGACAGAAGGTTCCCTCTCTTCTGCTTCACGTGGAAATGCTTTTGTGTTTCCTTGCCCGAAGGATCTTGCACTTGAAGGTTCTAATGATCAGGATGTAGAGAGCTCACCTCAAGCAAAGTTTAGAGAGGACACAGTTGTTTGTAGGTTTGTTGGGTCAACTATTTTAGATGAGCCGGCCGAAGTTGAAAATGTTTGCCACCATGGCTTAGTAGACCCCACAATCAACTTGAAGGAGGCTATGGATGATATAAATAACATGTTTGGGAAGCCAATGGATTTTGTTAGGACCAAGAGATTGAAAAAACAGGACAAAGCACCTGAAAGTAAAAGAGATTTTTGTGGGTTTTCAATACTTCCTGATGATGACTTGGAACAAGAAGTTCAGCTGCAGCCAAACTTGTCAGGAACATCAAGAGAATGTGATCTGTTTGAGCCAACAGTGTTTACAAAGGAGGCCATGGATGACATAAATAAGTTGTTTGGCATGCCATTGGATTTTTAA
- the LOC133862469 gene encoding non-classical arabinogalactan protein 30-like yields MASSHLVVLFSLLLPLAFPSTAASGDVPSKTPENKTEVVVEGIVYCQSCDHVGTGSLTGAKPIPAAKVGVICNDHKKRVSFYKAFEANANGYFYAPLEGFKMSNSILEHPLQACHVKLLSSPLANCSIPTNVNYGLYGSPLRYEDKKFVGKNYVAVIYAAGPFAFRPAYCPIQPHN; encoded by the coding sequence ATGGCAAGCAGCCACCTTGTAGTCCTCTTCTCACTCCTCCTCCCTTTGGCCTTCCCTTCCACAGCTGCTTCTGGAGATGTCCCATCAAAAACACCAGAGAACAAAACCGAAGTGGTGGTGGAAGGCATTGTCTACTGCCAGAGCTGCGACCACGTAGGAACAGGGTCTTTGACGGGGGCCAAGCCCATCCCTGCGGCTAAAGTAGGTGTCATCTGCAATGACCACAAAAAAAGAGTTAGCTTCTACAAGGCGTTTGAAGCAAACGCAAATGGCTACTTCTATGCGCCACTGGAGGGATTCAAGATGAGTAACTCTATATTGGAGCATCCCCTCCAAGCGTGCCATGTGAAACTCCTTTCGTCTCCTCTTGCAAACTGCAGCATCCCCACCAATGTTAATTATGGACTCTACGGCTCTCCTCTTCGTTATGAAGACAAGAAATTCGTTGGAAAAAACTATGTGGCCGTGATCTATGCTGCAGGCCCCTTCGCTTTCCGTCCAGCTTATTGCCCTATCCAACCACACAACTAA
- the LOC133864426 gene encoding non-classical arabinogalactan protein 30-like, protein MARSQLLILLSVLMAFPAIIAADQPEKKIDVVVEGVVYCQSCENAGTWSLSGAKPIPAAKVSVVCKNYKDQVSYYKVFETDGNGYFYVQLEGFTMSQCLLEHPLQSCHVKPVSSPLENCNLLTNVNYGLYGSPLRYENKKLFGSNYEAVVFAAGPLAFRPDHCPFPTHV, encoded by the coding sequence ATGGCACGCAGCCAGCTCTTGATTCTCCTCTCAGTTCTCATGGCCTTCCCGGCCATCATAGCCGCTGATCAGCCAGAGAAGAAGATTGATGTGGTGGTTGAAGGCGTGGTCTACTGCCAGAGCTGTGAGAACGCCGGAACATGGTCTCTGTCTGGGGCCAAGCCAATCCCAGCTGCTAAAGTCAGCGTTGTCTGCAAGAATTACAAGGACCAAGTCAGCTACTACAAGGTGTTCGAAACAGACGGGAACGGCTACTTCTATGTGCAGCTTGAAGGCTTCACGATGAGCCAATGTCTGTTGGAACATCCTCTTCAGTCGTGCCATGTGAAGCCCGTCTCGTCTCCTCTTGAAAACTGCAACCTCCTTACCAACGTTAACTACGGGCTCTATGGCTCCCCACTGCGTTACGAGAACAAGAAATTATTTGGAAGCAACTATGAGGCTGTCGTCTTTGCTGCGGGTCCCTTGGCATTCCGTCCAGATCATTGCCCATTCCCTACTCACGTCTGA
- the LOC133862819 gene encoding inactive receptor-like serine/threonine-protein kinase At2g40270, with protein MDREWKRGRLVGVMVVCLLCLSLRLSWCLNDEGLALLRFRERVVYDPFGALSNWKDEDGVVDPCSWFGIECSDGKVLTLNLKDLCLGGTLGPELANLVQIKSIILRNNSFSGIIPEEIGELKELEVLDLGYNNFSGTLSAELGSNLSLTILLVDNNEQLGNLSPEIYGLQMFSESQVDENELSNAAKGSSCHKTNAAWSIAQNEVMVHRRLKQTLNHLEPPSPLNRFKTPSPSASFVPKKGAVAVNSYPTVSFSPAPYSAQAPPPPENRSSKNHLVLILAGAIGGAILILIIGVYLCKSNKVATVKPWATGLSGQLQKAFVTGVPKLKRSELETACEDFSNVIGSSPIGTVHKGTLSSGVEIAVASVAATSAKDWSMSLEAQFRKKIDTISKVNHRNFVNLLGYCEENEPFTRMMVFEYAPNGTLFEHLHIKEAEHLDWRMRLRIAMGMAYCLDHMHQLNPPMAHNNLNSSAVSLTEDYAAKISEFSFWNEIVAAEIDSAGLKNIHTPSLGPESNVYSFGVILFEMVTGRVPYSADSSSLEDWASDYLRGEQPLREIVDPTLTSFEEAQLELIVEVLKSCVHPDPKHRPAMREVCARLRAITGITPEGANPKLSPLWWAELEIASANGS; from the exons ATGGACCGGGAATGGAAACGGGGACGTTTGGTAGGTGTCATGGTGGTGTGCCTCTTGTGTCTGAGTTTGCGTTTGAGTTGGTGTCTCAACGATGAAG GTTTGGCTCTGCTGAGGTTTAGAGAGAGAGTGGTGTATGACCCCTTTGGTGCTTTGTCCAATTGGAAAGACGAAGATGGAGTCGTTGATCCATGTTCATGGTTTGGGATCGAGTGCTCAGATGGAAAAGTTTTGACCTT GAACTTGAAAGATCTTTGTCTTGGAGGAACACTGGGACCTGAGCTTGCAAATCTAGTCCAAATAAAATCTAT TATTTTGCGCAATAATTCTTTTAGTGGAATCATTCCTGAAGAGATTGGAGAGCTGAAGGAGTTGGAGGTGTTGGATTTGGGATACAATAACTTCAGTGGAACACTCTCAGCTGAACTTGGCAGTAATCTTTCACTCACAATCCT TCTAGTGGACAACAATGAGCAACTTGGTAACTTATCTCCTGAGATTTATGGACTTCAGATGTTTTCTGaatctcaagtagatgaaaatgAGCTTTCTAATGCTGCTAAAGGATCATCTTGCCATAAAACAAACGCTGCTTG GAGCATTGCCCAAAATGAAGTCATGGTTCACAGGAGACTGAAGCAAACGTTAAATCACTTGGAACCCCCATCCCCATTAAATCGCTTTAAAACCCCATCCCCATCCGCATCATTTGTGCCAAAGAAAGGAGCAGTAGCAGTAAATTCTTATCCAactgtttctttctctccagcTCCCTATTCTGCTCAAGCGCCTCCCCCCCCAGAAAACCGTTCTTCAAAGAATCATTTGGTTTTAATATTGGCTGGAGCAATAGGGGGCGCCATTCTAATTTTGATCATTGGTGTATATCTTTGTAAAAGCAATAAGGTAGCTACTGTTAAACCTTGGGCGACAGGATTAAGTGGACAGCTTCAGAAAGCATTTGTAACTG GTGTGCCAAAACTCAAGAGATCAGAGCTTGAAACAGCTTGTGAAGATTTCAGTAATGTCATTGGTTCTTCACCAATTGGTACAGTTCACAAAGGGACCTTGTCTAGTGGAGTTGAAATAGCTGTGGCTTCTGTTGCTGCGACATCTGCCAAGGATTGGTCAATGAGTTTAGAAGCACAGTTTAGGAAGAAG ATTGACACAATATCAAAAGTTAACCACAGGAATTTTGTCAACCTTCTTGGATACTGTGAGGAAAATGAGCCTTTCACCAGAATGATGGTTTTCGAATATGCTCCAAATGGAACACTCTTTGAGCATTTACACA TAAAAGAGGCTGAACACTTGGACTGGAGAATGCGGCTGAGAATTGCAATGGGAATGGCTTACTGCCTTGACCATATGCACCAGCTAAACCCACCTATGGCTCACAACAACCTGAACTCTTCAGCTGTCAGCCTCACTGAAGATTATGCAGCCAAAATCTCAGAGTTCAGTTTCTGGAATGAGATCGTCGCGGCCGAGATAGATTCAGCTGGATTAAAGAATATACACACACCATCATTAGGCCCAGAAAGTAATGTTTACAGCTTTGGTGTGATATTGTTTGAAATGGTTACCGGCCGGGTTCCTTACTCAGCAGACAGTAGCTCACTTGAAGACTGGGCATCTGACTATTTGAGAGGGGAGCAACCGCTTAGAGAAATAGTTGATCCCACTTTGACATCCTTCGAAGAGGCGCAACTGGAGCTGATTGTCGAAGTTCTAAAATCTTGTGTCCACCCTGACCCTAAACACAGACCGGCAATGAGAGAAGTCTGTGCAAGACTTAGAGCCATAACTGGAATAACCCCTGAGGGAGCAAACCCAAAACTCTCTCCTCTTTGGTGGGCAGAGCTTGAGATTGCGTCTGCTAATGGTAGCTGA
- the LOC133864402 gene encoding uncharacterized protein At5g39865-like gives MWAPWLRSPSRVRTTSKPSPLNFSCSSFKDIQTLCDEESKSNPEPKSPKSPSIFHRVRVSASVLRALARRNATPPPSPAQSSQPSITLPGADQRIVLYFTSLRVVRKTFEDCRTVRSILQGFHLPIDERDVSMDAQFLDELQEIIGYQKFSLPLVFIGGRYIGGAEEIRQLHENGELKKLIARLPVVDPNACDLCGGLRFIVCERCDGSHKVYVEKIGFRSCTVCNVNGLIRCPSCSSVLRRTPRNK, from the coding sequence atGTGGGCACCATGGTTAAGATCACCAAGCAGGGTCCGTACCACATCAAAGCCATCCCCActaaatttctcttgctcatcCTTCAAAGACATCCAAACCCTCTGCGATGAAGAATCCAAATCCAATCCCGAACCCAAATCCCCAAAGTCGCCATCCATTTTCCACCGGGTCCGGGTCTCCGCCTCAGTCCTCCGCGCCTTGGCCCGCCGCAATGCAACTCCACCACCATCCCCTGCCCAGTCATCACAACCGTCCATCACACTCCCCGGCGCTGATCAACGCATCGTGCTCTACTTCACGAGCCTCCGCGTCGTACGCAAGACCTTCGAGGACTGCAGGACCGTTAGATCGATTCTCCAAGGCTTCCACCTCCCGATCGACGAGCGAGATGTATCGATGGACGCCCAGTTCTTAGACGAGCTGCAGGAGATCATAGGGTATCAGAAGTTTAGCCTACCTTTAGTTTTCATTGGTGGGAGATACATCGGTGGGGCCGAGGAAATCAGACAGCTGCATGAGAATGGGGAGTTGAAAAAATTAATCGCGCGGTTGCCGGTGGTGGACCCGAATGCGTGTGATCTATGTGGAGGGCTTAGATTCATTGTATGTGAACGGTGTGATGGGAGCCACAAGGTGTACGTAGAGAAAATCGGGTTCAGGAGCTGCACGGTTTGCAATGTGAACGGTCTGATCCGGTGTCCTTCTTGTTCTTCGGTGCTCCGGCGCACcccaagaaataaataa